From the genome of Bos indicus x Bos taurus breed Angus x Brahman F1 hybrid chromosome 14, Bos_hybrid_MaternalHap_v2.0, whole genome shotgun sequence, one region includes:
- the GPT gene encoding alanine aminotransferase 1 isoform X5: MPEAWLSYPGDRPALLAGSKDGGSERAGPRPSPTGVTMLRSWALVPLAWGPSPPSSVDPSGRSPPPCPQAWSHRAAGTFCLSLPHVGLLSPVLGTLGGHRASPQAPPAFSPTLCGSQGRSVPRWAGPGSPAPSASSVLSVGPAGCSQEGAPSQAPPSQPWPIEPGPADLTPASGSCCLLSLLPAHLSRVMALRAGEHSQEAANGLKEKVLTLDSMNPYVRRVEYAVRGPIVQRALELEQELRQGVKKPFTEVIRANIGDAQAMGQIPITFPRQVLALCVHPDLLNSPDFPDDAKRRAERILQACGGHSLGAYSISAGVQMIREDVARYIERRDGGIPADPNNIFLSTGASDAIVVQTRECIEDVIRFAYEEKLFLLADEVYQDNVYAESSQFHSFKKVLTEMGPPYAAQQELASFHSISKGYMGECGFRGGYVEVVNMDAAVKQQMQKLRSVRLCPPTPGQVLLDVAVSPPAPSDPSFPRFQAQERRAVLAELAAKAKLTEQVFNEAPGIRCNPVQGAMYSFPRVQLPPRAVQRAQVRRAGPGSRHVLLPAPPRGDWHLRGAWEWLWTTGRHLPLSDDYSAPHGEATAPAGEAEPVPCEVHPRVLLRTRQRPGPASRDDLRLRALCPGASGLAPAGRVAEPLPLRRP, from the exons ATGCCTGAGGCCTGGCTCAGTTACCCGGGAGACAGGCCTGCTCTGCTGGCCGGGAGCAAAGATGGGGGGTCCGAGAGGGCTGGGCCTCGGCCGAGCCCTACTGGGGTAACTATGCTGAGGTCCTGGGCCTTAGTCCCGCTCGCTTGGGGGCCCAGCCCTCCCAGCTCTGTGGACCCCTCAGGGCGCTCACCCCCTCCCTGCCCGCAGGCCTGGTCCCACAGAGCTGCTGGCACCTTCTGCCTGTCCCTGCCCCATGTGGGTCTCCTGTCCCCTGTCCTGGGGACGCTGGGCGGGCACCGGGCCTCACCCCAAGCCCCGCCTGCCTTCTCACCCACTCTCTGTGGCTCCCAGGGCAGATCTGTGCCCAGGTGGGCGGGGCCTGGCAGTCCGGCTCCTTCAGCCTCTTCTGTCCTCTCAGTGGGGCCAGCAGGCTGCAGCCAAGAGGGCGCCCCTtcccaggctcccccttcccagCCCTGGCCCATCGAGCCTGGACCGGCTGACCTCACCCCTGCTTCTGGATCCTGCTGCCTCCTGAGCCTCCTTCCTGCCCATCTGAGCAGAGTCATGGCCTTGAGGGCAGGTGAGCACAGCCAGGAGGCAGCAAATGGGCTGAAGGAGAAGGTGCTGACACTGGACTCCATGAATCCTTATGTCCGGAGGGTGGAGTATGCGGTGCGAGGCCCCATCGTTCAGCGGGCACTGGAGCTGGAGCAGGAGCTGCGCCAG GGCGTAAAGAAGCCCTTCACCGAGGTCATCCGCGCCAACATCGGGGACGCACAGGCCATGGGGCAGATCCCTATCACCTTCCCGCGCCAG GTCCTGGCCCTCTGCGTCCATCCCGATCTCCTGAACAGCCCCGACTTCCCCGACGACGCCAAGAGGAGGGCGGAGCGCATCTTGCAGGCGTGTGGGGGCCACAGCCTGG GGGCCTACAGCATCAGCGCTGGCGTCCAGATGATCCGTGAGGATGTGGCGCGGTACATCGAGCGGCGCGATGGAGGCATTCCTGCCGACCCCAATAACATCTTTCTGTCCACGGGGGCCAGCGATGCCATTGTG GTGCAGACCCGCGAGTGCATCGAGGACGTGATCCGCTTCGCCTATGAGGAGAAGCTTTTCCTATTGGCCGATGAG GTGTACCAAGACAACGTGTATGCCGAGAGCTCGCAGTTCCACTCGTTCAAGAAGGTGCTCACGGAGATGGGGCCGCCGTACGCGGCGCAACAGGAGCTCGCCTCCTTCCACTCGATCTCCAAGGGCTACATGGGCGA GTGCGGCTTCCGCGGCGGCTACGTGGAGGTGGTGAATATGGACGCTGCGGTGAAGCAGCAGATGCAGAAGCTGCGGAGCGTGCGGCTGTGCCCACCCACCCCGGGCCAGGTCCTGCTCGACGTGGCTGTCAGCCCGCCGGCGCCCTCAGACCCCTCCTTCCCGCGGTTCCAGGCG CAGGAGAGGAGGGCGGTGCTGGCCGAGCTGGCTGCCAAGGCCAAGCTCACGGAGCAGGTCTTCAACGAAGCTCCCGGCATCCGCTGCAATCCGGTGCAGGGCGCCATGTATTCGTTCCCGCGCGTGCAGCTGCCCCCGCGTGCGGTGCAGCGCGCTCAGGTCCGAA GAGCTGGGCCTGGCTCCCGACATGTTCTTCTGCCTGCGCCTCCTAGAGGAGACTGGCATCTGCGTGGTGCCTGGGAGTGGCTTTGGACAACGGGAAGGCACCTACCACTTTCG GATGACTATTCTGCCCCCCATGGAGAAGCTACGGCCCCTGCTGGAGAAGCTGAGCCAGTTCCATGCGAAGTTCACCCGCGAGTACTCCTGAGGACTCGTCAGAGGCCAGGGCCGGCCAGTAGGGACGACCTCCGACTGAGGGCACTCTGCCCTGGGGCCTCTGGACTTGCTCCTGCTGGCCGTGTGGCCGAGCCCCTGCCCCTCCGCAGGCCCTAA
- the GPT gene encoding alanine aminotransferase 1 isoform X2, whose translation MPEAWLSYPGDRPALLAGSKDGGSERAGPRPSPTGVTMLRSWALVPLAWGPSPPSSVDPSGRSPPPCPQAWSHRAAGTFCLSLPHVGLLSPVLGTLGGHRASPQAPPAFSPTLCGSQGRSVPRWAGPGSPAPSASSVLSVGPAGCSQEGAPSQAPPSQPWPIEPGPADLTPASGSCCLLSLLPAHLSRVMALRAGEHSQEAANGLKEKVLTLDSMNPYVRRVEYAVRGPIVQRALELEQELRQGVKKPFTEVIRANIGDAQAMGQIPITFPRQVLALCVHPDLLNSPDFPDDAKRRAERILQACGGHSLGAYSISAGVQMIREDVARYIERRDGGIPADPNNIFLSTGASDAIVTVLKLLVTGEGRTRTGVLIPIPQYPLYSAALAEFNAVQVDYYLDEERAWALDVAELRRALRQARDHCRPRALCVINPGNPTGQVQTRECIEDVIRFAYEEKLFLLADEVYQDNVYAESSQFHSFKKVLTEMGPPYAAQQELASFHSISKGYMGECGFRGGYVEVVNMDAAVKQQMQKLRSVRLCPPTPGQVLLDVAVSPPAPSDPSFPRFQAERRAVLAELAAKAKLTEQVFNEAPGIRCNPVQGAMYSFPRVQLPPRAVQRAQVRRAGPGSRHVLLPAPPRGDWHLRGAWEWLWTTGRHLPLSDDYSAPHGEATAPAGEAEPVPCEVHPRVLLRTRQRPGPASRDDLRLRALCPGASGLAPAGRVAEPLPLRRP comes from the exons ATGCCTGAGGCCTGGCTCAGTTACCCGGGAGACAGGCCTGCTCTGCTGGCCGGGAGCAAAGATGGGGGGTCCGAGAGGGCTGGGCCTCGGCCGAGCCCTACTGGGGTAACTATGCTGAGGTCCTGGGCCTTAGTCCCGCTCGCTTGGGGGCCCAGCCCTCCCAGCTCTGTGGACCCCTCAGGGCGCTCACCCCCTCCCTGCCCGCAGGCCTGGTCCCACAGAGCTGCTGGCACCTTCTGCCTGTCCCTGCCCCATGTGGGTCTCCTGTCCCCTGTCCTGGGGACGCTGGGCGGGCACCGGGCCTCACCCCAAGCCCCGCCTGCCTTCTCACCCACTCTCTGTGGCTCCCAGGGCAGATCTGTGCCCAGGTGGGCGGGGCCTGGCAGTCCGGCTCCTTCAGCCTCTTCTGTCCTCTCAGTGGGGCCAGCAGGCTGCAGCCAAGAGGGCGCCCCTtcccaggctcccccttcccagCCCTGGCCCATCGAGCCTGGACCGGCTGACCTCACCCCTGCTTCTGGATCCTGCTGCCTCCTGAGCCTCCTTCCTGCCCATCTGAGCAGAGTCATGGCCTTGAGGGCAGGTGAGCACAGCCAGGAGGCAGCAAATGGGCTGAAGGAGAAGGTGCTGACACTGGACTCCATGAATCCTTATGTCCGGAGGGTGGAGTATGCGGTGCGAGGCCCCATCGTTCAGCGGGCACTGGAGCTGGAGCAGGAGCTGCGCCAG GGCGTAAAGAAGCCCTTCACCGAGGTCATCCGCGCCAACATCGGGGACGCACAGGCCATGGGGCAGATCCCTATCACCTTCCCGCGCCAG GTCCTGGCCCTCTGCGTCCATCCCGATCTCCTGAACAGCCCCGACTTCCCCGACGACGCCAAGAGGAGGGCGGAGCGCATCTTGCAGGCGTGTGGGGGCCACAGCCTGG GGGCCTACAGCATCAGCGCTGGCGTCCAGATGATCCGTGAGGATGTGGCGCGGTACATCGAGCGGCGCGATGGAGGCATTCCTGCCGACCCCAATAACATCTTTCTGTCCACGGGGGCCAGCGATGCCATTGTG ACGGTGCTGAAGTTGCTGGTAACCGGCGAGGGTCGCACGCGCACGGGCGTGCTTATCCCTATCCCTCAGTATCCACTCTACTCCGCCGCGCTGGCCGAGTTCAACGCGGTGCAGGTGGACTACTACCTGGACGAGGAGCGTGCCTGGGCGCTCGATGTGGCCGAGCTGCGGCGCGCGCTGCGCCAGGCGCGTGACCACTGCCGCCCCCGCGCGCTCTGCGTCATCAACCCCGGGAACCCCACCG GGCAGGTGCAGACCCGCGAGTGCATCGAGGACGTGATCCGCTTCGCCTATGAGGAGAAGCTTTTCCTATTGGCCGATGAG GTGTACCAAGACAACGTGTATGCCGAGAGCTCGCAGTTCCACTCGTTCAAGAAGGTGCTCACGGAGATGGGGCCGCCGTACGCGGCGCAACAGGAGCTCGCCTCCTTCCACTCGATCTCCAAGGGCTACATGGGCGA GTGCGGCTTCCGCGGCGGCTACGTGGAGGTGGTGAATATGGACGCTGCGGTGAAGCAGCAGATGCAGAAGCTGCGGAGCGTGCGGCTGTGCCCACCCACCCCGGGCCAGGTCCTGCTCGACGTGGCTGTCAGCCCGCCGGCGCCCTCAGACCCCTCCTTCCCGCGGTTCCAGGCG GAGAGGAGGGCGGTGCTGGCCGAGCTGGCTGCCAAGGCCAAGCTCACGGAGCAGGTCTTCAACGAAGCTCCCGGCATCCGCTGCAATCCGGTGCAGGGCGCCATGTATTCGTTCCCGCGCGTGCAGCTGCCCCCGCGTGCGGTGCAGCGCGCTCAGGTCCGAA GAGCTGGGCCTGGCTCCCGACATGTTCTTCTGCCTGCGCCTCCTAGAGGAGACTGGCATCTGCGTGGTGCCTGGGAGTGGCTTTGGACAACGGGAAGGCACCTACCACTTTCG GATGACTATTCTGCCCCCCATGGAGAAGCTACGGCCCCTGCTGGAGAAGCTGAGCCAGTTCCATGCGAAGTTCACCCGCGAGTACTCCTGAGGACTCGTCAGAGGCCAGGGCCGGCCAGTAGGGACGACCTCCGACTGAGGGCACTCTGCCCTGGGGCCTCTGGACTTGCTCCTGCTGGCCGTGTGGCCGAGCCCCTGCCCCTCCGCAGGCCCTAA
- the GPT gene encoding alanine aminotransferase 1 isoform X1, translating into MPEAWLSYPGDRPALLAGSKDGGSERAGPRPSPTGVTMLRSWALVPLAWGPSPPSSVDPSGRSPPPCPQAWSHRAAGTFCLSLPHVGLLSPVLGTLGGHRASPQAPPAFSPTLCGSQGRSVPRWAGPGSPAPSASSVLSVGPAGCSQEGAPSQAPPSQPWPIEPGPADLTPASGSCCLLSLLPAHLSRVMALRAGEHSQEAANGLKEKVLTLDSMNPYVRRVEYAVRGPIVQRALELEQELRQGVKKPFTEVIRANIGDAQAMGQIPITFPRQVLALCVHPDLLNSPDFPDDAKRRAERILQACGGHSLGAYSISAGVQMIREDVARYIERRDGGIPADPNNIFLSTGASDAIVTVLKLLVTGEGRTRTGVLIPIPQYPLYSAALAEFNAVQVDYYLDEERAWALDVAELRRALRQARDHCRPRALCVINPGNPTGQVQTRECIEDVIRFAYEEKLFLLADEVYQDNVYAESSQFHSFKKVLTEMGPPYAAQQELASFHSISKGYMGECGFRGGYVEVVNMDAAVKQQMQKLRSVRLCPPTPGQVLLDVAVSPPAPSDPSFPRFQAQERRAVLAELAAKAKLTEQVFNEAPGIRCNPVQGAMYSFPRVQLPPRAVQRAQVRRAGPGSRHVLLPAPPRGDWHLRGAWEWLWTTGRHLPLSDDYSAPHGEATAPAGEAEPVPCEVHPRVLLRTRQRPGPASRDDLRLRALCPGASGLAPAGRVAEPLPLRRP; encoded by the exons ATGCCTGAGGCCTGGCTCAGTTACCCGGGAGACAGGCCTGCTCTGCTGGCCGGGAGCAAAGATGGGGGGTCCGAGAGGGCTGGGCCTCGGCCGAGCCCTACTGGGGTAACTATGCTGAGGTCCTGGGCCTTAGTCCCGCTCGCTTGGGGGCCCAGCCCTCCCAGCTCTGTGGACCCCTCAGGGCGCTCACCCCCTCCCTGCCCGCAGGCCTGGTCCCACAGAGCTGCTGGCACCTTCTGCCTGTCCCTGCCCCATGTGGGTCTCCTGTCCCCTGTCCTGGGGACGCTGGGCGGGCACCGGGCCTCACCCCAAGCCCCGCCTGCCTTCTCACCCACTCTCTGTGGCTCCCAGGGCAGATCTGTGCCCAGGTGGGCGGGGCCTGGCAGTCCGGCTCCTTCAGCCTCTTCTGTCCTCTCAGTGGGGCCAGCAGGCTGCAGCCAAGAGGGCGCCCCTtcccaggctcccccttcccagCCCTGGCCCATCGAGCCTGGACCGGCTGACCTCACCCCTGCTTCTGGATCCTGCTGCCTCCTGAGCCTCCTTCCTGCCCATCTGAGCAGAGTCATGGCCTTGAGGGCAGGTGAGCACAGCCAGGAGGCAGCAAATGGGCTGAAGGAGAAGGTGCTGACACTGGACTCCATGAATCCTTATGTCCGGAGGGTGGAGTATGCGGTGCGAGGCCCCATCGTTCAGCGGGCACTGGAGCTGGAGCAGGAGCTGCGCCAG GGCGTAAAGAAGCCCTTCACCGAGGTCATCCGCGCCAACATCGGGGACGCACAGGCCATGGGGCAGATCCCTATCACCTTCCCGCGCCAG GTCCTGGCCCTCTGCGTCCATCCCGATCTCCTGAACAGCCCCGACTTCCCCGACGACGCCAAGAGGAGGGCGGAGCGCATCTTGCAGGCGTGTGGGGGCCACAGCCTGG GGGCCTACAGCATCAGCGCTGGCGTCCAGATGATCCGTGAGGATGTGGCGCGGTACATCGAGCGGCGCGATGGAGGCATTCCTGCCGACCCCAATAACATCTTTCTGTCCACGGGGGCCAGCGATGCCATTGTG ACGGTGCTGAAGTTGCTGGTAACCGGCGAGGGTCGCACGCGCACGGGCGTGCTTATCCCTATCCCTCAGTATCCACTCTACTCCGCCGCGCTGGCCGAGTTCAACGCGGTGCAGGTGGACTACTACCTGGACGAGGAGCGTGCCTGGGCGCTCGATGTGGCCGAGCTGCGGCGCGCGCTGCGCCAGGCGCGTGACCACTGCCGCCCCCGCGCGCTCTGCGTCATCAACCCCGGGAACCCCACCG GGCAGGTGCAGACCCGCGAGTGCATCGAGGACGTGATCCGCTTCGCCTATGAGGAGAAGCTTTTCCTATTGGCCGATGAG GTGTACCAAGACAACGTGTATGCCGAGAGCTCGCAGTTCCACTCGTTCAAGAAGGTGCTCACGGAGATGGGGCCGCCGTACGCGGCGCAACAGGAGCTCGCCTCCTTCCACTCGATCTCCAAGGGCTACATGGGCGA GTGCGGCTTCCGCGGCGGCTACGTGGAGGTGGTGAATATGGACGCTGCGGTGAAGCAGCAGATGCAGAAGCTGCGGAGCGTGCGGCTGTGCCCACCCACCCCGGGCCAGGTCCTGCTCGACGTGGCTGTCAGCCCGCCGGCGCCCTCAGACCCCTCCTTCCCGCGGTTCCAGGCG CAGGAGAGGAGGGCGGTGCTGGCCGAGCTGGCTGCCAAGGCCAAGCTCACGGAGCAGGTCTTCAACGAAGCTCCCGGCATCCGCTGCAATCCGGTGCAGGGCGCCATGTATTCGTTCCCGCGCGTGCAGCTGCCCCCGCGTGCGGTGCAGCGCGCTCAGGTCCGAA GAGCTGGGCCTGGCTCCCGACATGTTCTTCTGCCTGCGCCTCCTAGAGGAGACTGGCATCTGCGTGGTGCCTGGGAGTGGCTTTGGACAACGGGAAGGCACCTACCACTTTCG GATGACTATTCTGCCCCCCATGGAGAAGCTACGGCCCCTGCTGGAGAAGCTGAGCCAGTTCCATGCGAAGTTCACCCGCGAGTACTCCTGAGGACTCGTCAGAGGCCAGGGCCGGCCAGTAGGGACGACCTCCGACTGAGGGCACTCTGCCCTGGGGCCTCTGGACTTGCTCCTGCTGGCCGTGTGGCCGAGCCCCTGCCCCTCCGCAGGCCCTAA
- the GPT gene encoding alanine aminotransferase 1 isoform X6, which produces MPEAWLSYPGDRPALLAGSKDGGSERAGPRPSPTGVTMLRSWALVPLAWGPSPPSSVDPSGRSPPPCPQAWSHRAAGTFCLSLPHVGLLSPVLGTLGGHRASPQAPPAFSPTLCGSQGRSVPRWAGPGSPAPSASSVLSVGPAGCSQEGAPSQAPPSQPWPIEPGPADLTPASGSCCLLSLLPAHLSRVMALRAGEHSQEAANGLKEKVLTLDSMNPYVRRVEYAVRGPIVQRALELEQELRQGVKKPFTEVIRANIGDAQAMGQIPITFPRQVLALCVHPDLLNSPDFPDDAKRRAERILQACGGHSLGAYSISAGVQMIREDVARYIERRDGGIPADPNNIFLSTGASDAIVTVLKLLVTGEGRTRTGVLIPIPQYPLYSAALAEFNAVQVDYYLDEERAWALDVAELRRALRQARDHCRPRALCVINPGNPTGQVQTRECIEDVIRFAYEEKLFLLADEVYQDNVYAESSQFHSFKKVLTEMGPPYAAQQELASFHSISKGYMGECGFRGGYVEVVNMDAAVKQQMQKLRSVRLCPPTPGQVLLDVAVSPPAPSDPSFPRFQAELGLAPDMFFCLRLLEETGICVVPGSGFGQREGTYHFRMTILPPMEKLRPLLEKLSQFHAKFTREYS; this is translated from the exons ATGCCTGAGGCCTGGCTCAGTTACCCGGGAGACAGGCCTGCTCTGCTGGCCGGGAGCAAAGATGGGGGGTCCGAGAGGGCTGGGCCTCGGCCGAGCCCTACTGGGGTAACTATGCTGAGGTCCTGGGCCTTAGTCCCGCTCGCTTGGGGGCCCAGCCCTCCCAGCTCTGTGGACCCCTCAGGGCGCTCACCCCCTCCCTGCCCGCAGGCCTGGTCCCACAGAGCTGCTGGCACCTTCTGCCTGTCCCTGCCCCATGTGGGTCTCCTGTCCCCTGTCCTGGGGACGCTGGGCGGGCACCGGGCCTCACCCCAAGCCCCGCCTGCCTTCTCACCCACTCTCTGTGGCTCCCAGGGCAGATCTGTGCCCAGGTGGGCGGGGCCTGGCAGTCCGGCTCCTTCAGCCTCTTCTGTCCTCTCAGTGGGGCCAGCAGGCTGCAGCCAAGAGGGCGCCCCTtcccaggctcccccttcccagCCCTGGCCCATCGAGCCTGGACCGGCTGACCTCACCCCTGCTTCTGGATCCTGCTGCCTCCTGAGCCTCCTTCCTGCCCATCTGAGCAGAGTCATGGCCTTGAGGGCAGGTGAGCACAGCCAGGAGGCAGCAAATGGGCTGAAGGAGAAGGTGCTGACACTGGACTCCATGAATCCTTATGTCCGGAGGGTGGAGTATGCGGTGCGAGGCCCCATCGTTCAGCGGGCACTGGAGCTGGAGCAGGAGCTGCGCCAG GGCGTAAAGAAGCCCTTCACCGAGGTCATCCGCGCCAACATCGGGGACGCACAGGCCATGGGGCAGATCCCTATCACCTTCCCGCGCCAG GTCCTGGCCCTCTGCGTCCATCCCGATCTCCTGAACAGCCCCGACTTCCCCGACGACGCCAAGAGGAGGGCGGAGCGCATCTTGCAGGCGTGTGGGGGCCACAGCCTGG GGGCCTACAGCATCAGCGCTGGCGTCCAGATGATCCGTGAGGATGTGGCGCGGTACATCGAGCGGCGCGATGGAGGCATTCCTGCCGACCCCAATAACATCTTTCTGTCCACGGGGGCCAGCGATGCCATTGTG ACGGTGCTGAAGTTGCTGGTAACCGGCGAGGGTCGCACGCGCACGGGCGTGCTTATCCCTATCCCTCAGTATCCACTCTACTCCGCCGCGCTGGCCGAGTTCAACGCGGTGCAGGTGGACTACTACCTGGACGAGGAGCGTGCCTGGGCGCTCGATGTGGCCGAGCTGCGGCGCGCGCTGCGCCAGGCGCGTGACCACTGCCGCCCCCGCGCGCTCTGCGTCATCAACCCCGGGAACCCCACCG GGCAGGTGCAGACCCGCGAGTGCATCGAGGACGTGATCCGCTTCGCCTATGAGGAGAAGCTTTTCCTATTGGCCGATGAG GTGTACCAAGACAACGTGTATGCCGAGAGCTCGCAGTTCCACTCGTTCAAGAAGGTGCTCACGGAGATGGGGCCGCCGTACGCGGCGCAACAGGAGCTCGCCTCCTTCCACTCGATCTCCAAGGGCTACATGGGCGA GTGCGGCTTCCGCGGCGGCTACGTGGAGGTGGTGAATATGGACGCTGCGGTGAAGCAGCAGATGCAGAAGCTGCGGAGCGTGCGGCTGTGCCCACCCACCCCGGGCCAGGTCCTGCTCGACGTGGCTGTCAGCCCGCCGGCGCCCTCAGACCCCTCCTTCCCGCGGTTCCAGGCG GAGCTGGGCCTGGCTCCCGACATGTTCTTCTGCCTGCGCCTCCTAGAGGAGACTGGCATCTGCGTGGTGCCTGGGAGTGGCTTTGGACAACGGGAAGGCACCTACCACTTTCG GATGACTATTCTGCCCCCCATGGAGAAGCTACGGCCCCTGCTGGAGAAGCTGAGCCAGTTCCATGCGAAGTTCACCCGCGAGTACTCCTGA
- the GPT gene encoding alanine aminotransferase 1 isoform X4, with protein MPEAWLSYPGDRPALLAGSKDGGSERAGPRPSPTGVTMLRSWALVPLAWGPSPPSSVDPSGRSPPPCPQAWSHRAAGTFCLSLPHVGLLSPVLGTLGGHRASPQAPPAFSPTLCGSQGRSVPRWAGPGSPAPSASSVLSVGPAGCSQEGAPSQAPPSQPWPIEPGPADLTPASGSCCLLSLLPAHLSRVMALRAGEHSQEAANGLKEKVLTLDSMNPYVRRVEYAVRGPIVQRALELEQELRQGVKKPFTEVIRANIGDAQAMGQIPITFPRQVLALCVHPDLLNSPDFPDDAKRRAERILQACGGHSLGAYSISAGVQMIREDVARYIERRDGGIPADPNNIFLSTGASDAIVTVLKLLVTGEGRTRTGVLIPIPQYPLYSAALAEFNAVQVDYYLDEERAWALDVAELRRALRQARDHCRPRALCVINPGNPTGQVQTRECIEDVIRFAYEEKLFLLADEVYQDNVYAESSQFHSFKKVLTEMGPPYAAQQELASFHSISKGYMGECGFRGGYVEVVNMDAAVKQQMQKLRSVRLCPPTPGQVLLDVAVSPPAPSDPSFPRFQAERRAVLAELAAKAKLTEQVFNEAPGIRCNPVQGAMYSFPRVQLPPRAVQRAQELGLAPDMFFCLRLLEETGICVVPGSGFGQREGTYHFRMTILPPMEKLRPLLEKLSQFHAKFTREYS; from the exons ATGCCTGAGGCCTGGCTCAGTTACCCGGGAGACAGGCCTGCTCTGCTGGCCGGGAGCAAAGATGGGGGGTCCGAGAGGGCTGGGCCTCGGCCGAGCCCTACTGGGGTAACTATGCTGAGGTCCTGGGCCTTAGTCCCGCTCGCTTGGGGGCCCAGCCCTCCCAGCTCTGTGGACCCCTCAGGGCGCTCACCCCCTCCCTGCCCGCAGGCCTGGTCCCACAGAGCTGCTGGCACCTTCTGCCTGTCCCTGCCCCATGTGGGTCTCCTGTCCCCTGTCCTGGGGACGCTGGGCGGGCACCGGGCCTCACCCCAAGCCCCGCCTGCCTTCTCACCCACTCTCTGTGGCTCCCAGGGCAGATCTGTGCCCAGGTGGGCGGGGCCTGGCAGTCCGGCTCCTTCAGCCTCTTCTGTCCTCTCAGTGGGGCCAGCAGGCTGCAGCCAAGAGGGCGCCCCTtcccaggctcccccttcccagCCCTGGCCCATCGAGCCTGGACCGGCTGACCTCACCCCTGCTTCTGGATCCTGCTGCCTCCTGAGCCTCCTTCCTGCCCATCTGAGCAGAGTCATGGCCTTGAGGGCAGGTGAGCACAGCCAGGAGGCAGCAAATGGGCTGAAGGAGAAGGTGCTGACACTGGACTCCATGAATCCTTATGTCCGGAGGGTGGAGTATGCGGTGCGAGGCCCCATCGTTCAGCGGGCACTGGAGCTGGAGCAGGAGCTGCGCCAG GGCGTAAAGAAGCCCTTCACCGAGGTCATCCGCGCCAACATCGGGGACGCACAGGCCATGGGGCAGATCCCTATCACCTTCCCGCGCCAG GTCCTGGCCCTCTGCGTCCATCCCGATCTCCTGAACAGCCCCGACTTCCCCGACGACGCCAAGAGGAGGGCGGAGCGCATCTTGCAGGCGTGTGGGGGCCACAGCCTGG GGGCCTACAGCATCAGCGCTGGCGTCCAGATGATCCGTGAGGATGTGGCGCGGTACATCGAGCGGCGCGATGGAGGCATTCCTGCCGACCCCAATAACATCTTTCTGTCCACGGGGGCCAGCGATGCCATTGTG ACGGTGCTGAAGTTGCTGGTAACCGGCGAGGGTCGCACGCGCACGGGCGTGCTTATCCCTATCCCTCAGTATCCACTCTACTCCGCCGCGCTGGCCGAGTTCAACGCGGTGCAGGTGGACTACTACCTGGACGAGGAGCGTGCCTGGGCGCTCGATGTGGCCGAGCTGCGGCGCGCGCTGCGCCAGGCGCGTGACCACTGCCGCCCCCGCGCGCTCTGCGTCATCAACCCCGGGAACCCCACCG GGCAGGTGCAGACCCGCGAGTGCATCGAGGACGTGATCCGCTTCGCCTATGAGGAGAAGCTTTTCCTATTGGCCGATGAG GTGTACCAAGACAACGTGTATGCCGAGAGCTCGCAGTTCCACTCGTTCAAGAAGGTGCTCACGGAGATGGGGCCGCCGTACGCGGCGCAACAGGAGCTCGCCTCCTTCCACTCGATCTCCAAGGGCTACATGGGCGA GTGCGGCTTCCGCGGCGGCTACGTGGAGGTGGTGAATATGGACGCTGCGGTGAAGCAGCAGATGCAGAAGCTGCGGAGCGTGCGGCTGTGCCCACCCACCCCGGGCCAGGTCCTGCTCGACGTGGCTGTCAGCCCGCCGGCGCCCTCAGACCCCTCCTTCCCGCGGTTCCAGGCG GAGAGGAGGGCGGTGCTGGCCGAGCTGGCTGCCAAGGCCAAGCTCACGGAGCAGGTCTTCAACGAAGCTCCCGGCATCCGCTGCAATCCGGTGCAGGGCGCCATGTATTCGTTCCCGCGCGTGCAGCTGCCCCCGCGTGCGGTGCAGCGCGCTCAG GAGCTGGGCCTGGCTCCCGACATGTTCTTCTGCCTGCGCCTCCTAGAGGAGACTGGCATCTGCGTGGTGCCTGGGAGTGGCTTTGGACAACGGGAAGGCACCTACCACTTTCG GATGACTATTCTGCCCCCCATGGAGAAGCTACGGCCCCTGCTGGAGAAGCTGAGCCAGTTCCATGCGAAGTTCACCCGCGAGTACTCCTGA